One segment of Plasmodium vivax chromosome 14, whole genome shotgun sequence DNA contains the following:
- a CDS encoding 50S ribosomal protein L23, putative (encoded by transcript PVX_100905A), with translation MFLTFVRHTPPKTPRNVFFPWQNFSIHKSGSFLEKNRLALRVPINLTKFEIREYLRKIYNAKVIKVNTLIKVPERRRNLTDFRFNYYRNGPRYKKAIITLEHEVPDSVKMIQSCKNIGRNPYITKKNVIYGVRSDVKITPTRSQLWQMGECRYSWRLPLTNLLADYKMNLNPDLRIDENLVQLAPDMTKPFMHSGISSQTFKPSSVPEQTFPKIDLTPWRRQVKKIYESGTLAPPESFPKDRKRHQTIEYAGENKNFKRSSRSSQWKAPS, from the exons ATGTTTCTAACCTTCGTGAGGCATACGCCCCCCAAAACCCCAAGAAATGTGTTTTTCCCGTGGCAGAATTTCAGCATACACAAGTCAGGGAGCTTCCTAGAAAAGAACAGATTGGCACTGAGGGTGCCAATTAATTTAACCAAATTTGAAATTAGAGAGTACttgagaaaaatatataatgccAAGGTTATAAAAGTCAACACATTAATTAAGGTGCCggagaggagaagaaatttAACTGATTTTCGTTTCAATTATTATCGAAATGGGCCCAGATATAAAAAGGCAATCATAACATTAGAGCATGAAGTACCAGATAGCGTGAAAATGATTCAgtcatgtaaaaatataggCAGAAATCCAtacataacaaaaaaaaatgtcatttaTGGTGTTCGCAGCGATGTGAAGATTACACCTACACGGTCGCAGCTGTGGCAAATGGGTGAATGCAGATATTCCTGGAGATTACCTCTGACCAACTTGCTGGCtgattataaaatgaatttaaaTCCTGACTTAAGGATTGACGAAAACCTTGTTCAGCTTGCCCCTGATATGACCAAACCGTTTATGCATTCGGGCATTTCCTCGCAAACGTTCAAGCCAAGCAGTGTGCCGGAACAGACCTTTCCgaag ATCGATTTAACCCCCTGGAGAAgacaagtgaaaaaaatttacgagTCGGGTACGTTAGCACCGCCCGAATCGTTTCCCAAAGATCGTAAAAGACATCAAACGATTGAGTACGctggtgaaaataaaaattttaaacggTCATCCAGAAGCAGTCAGTGGAAGGCCCCTTCGTAG
- a CDS encoding HD domain containing protein (encoded by transcript PVX_100900A): MNMQCNKTNPTCEISSVKDFLRNICLDQEDKIVQNLELRNVKTVYDFLRHVSYLTVTSCTGMNNDENVDITSQSNVKFASAHESIFQNGVSVNGKLTQQLAQHNGDGGNPGEAQLCNGHTSAGREKGDRCNGVQRNGPQGGGKLDNGVSGIGVSSNGVSSNGMDGSAGRDDPAAHSESTQACKEIAAMRDYYEQAREKRSGAEKKGEYVYFDMYIKSEVIKTLPTTDRDKERLINYIYKVMDVNDLLMMCIHFGLPHLWPKFEQSNIRNVELFKRIIIEGRKFERVKNEMGISFSEFVQIVNFTLSVKKKRIFCNNIFSQFDPCDCKNKKKHTKTICDKIHQFIEFDNWTFKNIIDNPFFQRLRNLSQLGVCQFVYPGATHTRFEHSLGVGYLSAKYFAHLCNRYNLSPYSGELNKMLRCVQIAGLCHDLGHGPFSHTFESFFMNYKKEETDHKWNHASMSLKIVEHVIENLIDQDDVLDSTDIKIIKKLIKGREHHKSVCGVDPVDSLIEASYDIICNNRNGLDADKFDYLQRDATIAPPNGTLPSLNCNRIISQSSVINGHITYNVKEIHPVWTVYMNRFSLFKQVYTHRKVRVMELMLCDGFRLADDIFKWSESLHDLDAFLDLTDSSIIYDIKKRANKHKYDEKVQKSLNLINSVIHDRNSNHAYKYISEINLSEPQLIKYLKDIANEERIARYAHGLSPDDIIIDWNYLNYGMGANDPLDSVYFYSSDNEDEAFIAHKEYRGTHPRYFEECNVRLYCKNKMVAHLAKDAHNKFLSDVFSESSPLYKKKIVK, translated from the coding sequence atgaaCATGCAATGTAATAAAACTAACCCAACGTGCGAAATTTCAAGCGTAAAGGACTTTTTACGAAACATATGCCTGGACCAGGAGGataaaattgtacaaaatcTGGAGCTCAGAAATGTAAAAACCGTGTACGATTTTTTACGCCACGTTTCGTACCTTACGGTCACGAGTTGCACTGGTATGAACAATGACGAAAATGTGGACATAACTAGCCAATCGAATGTGAAATTTGCGAGTGCGCATGAAAGTATTTTCCAGAATGGGGTCAGTGTAAATGGCAAATTGACGCAGCAATTGGCGCAGCATAATGGGGATGGGGGCAACCCCGGGGAGGCGCAGCTGTGTAATGGTCACACCTCTGCGGGTAGGGAAAAGGGCGACAGGTGTAACGGGGTGCAGAGGAATGGGcctcaagggggggggaagctcgACAACGGGGTGAGCGGCATCGGAGTGAGCAGCAACGGGGTGAGCAGCAACGGAATGGACGGTAGCGCTGGAAGGGACGACCCCGCCGCGCACAGCGAATCGACCCAGGCGTGCAAGGAAATCGCGGCCATGCGGGACTACTACGAGCAGGcgagggagaagcgaagcggcgcggagaaaaagggggagtacGTCTACTTTGACATGTACATAAAGTCAGAAGTGATTAAAACGCTTCCCACGACGGACAGGGACAAGGAAAGGTTGATAAATTACATCTACAAAGTGATGGACGTAAACGACCTCCTGATGATGTGCATCCATTTCGGTCTGCCCCATTTGTGGCCCAAATTTGAACAGAGCAACATTCGAAATGTAGAATTGTTCAAGCGCATAATCATAGAGGGGAGGAAGTTCGAAAGGGTAAAGAACGAAATGGGAATCTCCTTCTCCGAATTTGTACAAATCGTTAACTTTACTTTAAgtgtaaaaaagaagagaattTTCTGCAACAACATTTTTAGCCAATTCGACCCATGtgattgtaaaaataaaaaaaaacacaccaAAACGATATGCGACAAAATACACCAGTTTATTGAGTTTGACAATTGGACGTTTAAGAATATTATTGATAatccttttttccaaagatTACGAAATTTATCTCAGTTAGGTGTTTGCCAGTTTGTGTACCCTGGAGCTACACACACCAGATTTGAGCACAGCTTAGGAGTTGGCTATTTGTCTGCAAAATATTTCGCCCATTTGTGTAATCGGTACAATTTATCTCCATACAGTGgtgaattaaataaaatgcttCGCTGTGTGCAGATAGCAGGTCTTTGTCACGACTTGGGACATGGCCCATTCAGTCATACCTTCGAAAGCTTCTTcatgaattataaaaaagaagaaacggATCATAAATGGAACCATGCATCTATGTCTCTCAAAATTGTCGAACATGTTATTGAAAATTTGATAGACCAGGATGATGTGCTAGACTCCACggatattaaaattataaaaaagttaataaaGGGGAGGGAACACCACAAATCGGTTTGTGGGGTAGACCCGGTGGATTCTTTGATAGAAGCTTCATACGACATTATATGTAACAATAGGAATGGATTAGATGCGGACAAATTTGATTATCTCCAGAGAGATGCAACTATtgcccccccaaatgggacaCTCCCATCTCTAAATTGCAATCGAATTATTAGCCAAAGTTCTGTTATTAATGGGCACATAACATACAACGTTAAGGAGATTCACCCTGTTTGGACTGTTTACATGAACAGATTTTCTCTATTCAAACAGGTGTATACCCATAGGAAGGTCCGAGTCATGGAGCTCATGCTGTGTGATGGCTTTCGACTCGCAGATGATATTTTCAAGTGGTCAGAATCTTTGCACGATTTGGATGCCTTTCTAGACTTAACCGATTCGTCCATAATTTATGACATCAAGAAAAGGGCGAATAAACACAAGTACGATGAGAAGGTGCAGAAATCGCTCAACCTGATTAACTCCGTTATACATGATAGGAACTCCAACCATGCCTACAAGTACATTTCAGAAATTAACCTTTCGGAACCGCAACTCATTAAGTACTTGAAGGATATAGCAAATGAGGAGAGGATAGCCAGATACGCTCATGGACTTAGTCCGGATGATATCATCATCGACTGGAACTATTTGAACTACGGAATGGGTGCAAACGATCCGCTAGACTCGGTTTATTTCTACAGCTCGGATAATGAGGATGAGGCTTTCATTGCGCATAAGGAGTATAGGGGCACGCACCCGAGGTACTTCGAAGAGTGCAACGTGAGGCTAtactgtaaaaataaaatggtgGCTCATTTGGCCAAGGACGCGCATAACAAGTTCTTGTCGGACGTCTTCTCGGAATCCTCGCCCCTCTACAAGAAGAAGATAGTCAAGTGA